The Saccharopolyspora gloriosae genome window below encodes:
- a CDS encoding macrolide family glycosyltransferase, with protein sequence MAVPAHGHINPGLGLVAELTARGHRVTYAVTEDFVPQVAEVGATPVRYESTLPSAATQEQWPDEQAAAVLLFVEEMIAVRAQLATAYDQDRPDLIVYDIGALQAPVLAHQWGVPAICLSSTHVRFEGIEEVFGSQDTPELKAVHARADEFFAAQGVPMTFATMDPERCVVAIPRSFQYNGDSVADEYTFVGPMLTERSSQGAWEPSDERPVLLISMGSAYTDQLELYRSCLAAFGGLDWQVVLTIGKVVDPAELGEIPANVEVHRWVPQLNVLSHADVFITHAGMGGSMEGLYSGVPMIAIPQAADQFANAERIEQLGIGVRLPKEQATPEALRAALDQVCDDPELLARSRAIRQEIQEAGGARTAADVVEQVLSEWPA encoded by the coding sequence ATGGCGGTGCCCGCGCACGGCCACATCAACCCGGGCCTGGGGCTGGTCGCCGAGCTGACCGCTCGCGGCCACCGCGTCACCTACGCCGTGACCGAGGACTTCGTGCCGCAGGTGGCCGAAGTCGGAGCCACGCCGGTCCGCTACGAGTCGACGCTGCCCTCCGCGGCCACCCAAGAGCAGTGGCCGGACGAGCAGGCCGCCGCCGTGCTGCTGTTCGTCGAAGAGATGATCGCGGTGCGGGCGCAGCTCGCCACCGCCTACGACCAGGACCGGCCGGACCTGATCGTCTACGACATCGGCGCACTGCAAGCGCCGGTGCTCGCGCACCAGTGGGGCGTCCCGGCGATCTGCCTGTCCTCGACGCACGTGCGGTTCGAAGGGATCGAAGAGGTCTTCGGTTCGCAGGACACCCCGGAGCTCAAAGCGGTCCACGCCCGCGCCGACGAGTTCTTCGCCGCGCAGGGCGTGCCGATGACGTTCGCGACGATGGATCCCGAGCGCTGCGTCGTCGCGATTCCGCGCTCGTTCCAGTACAACGGCGATTCGGTCGCCGACGAGTACACGTTCGTCGGGCCGATGCTGACCGAGCGTTCCTCCCAAGGCGCATGGGAACCGTCCGACGAGCGGCCGGTGCTGCTGATCTCGATGGGCTCCGCCTACACCGATCAGCTGGAGCTCTACCGCTCCTGCCTGGCCGCTTTCGGCGGTCTCGACTGGCAGGTGGTGCTCACCATCGGCAAGGTCGTCGACCCGGCGGAATTGGGGGAGATTCCCGCGAACGTCGAGGTGCACCGGTGGGTGCCGCAGCTCAACGTGCTGTCGCACGCGGACGTGTTCATCACCCACGCCGGCATGGGCGGGTCGATGGAAGGCCTGTACTCCGGCGTGCCGATGATCGCGATTCCGCAGGCCGCGGACCAGTTCGCGAACGCCGAGCGGATCGAGCAGCTCGGCATCGGGGTGCGGTTGCCGAAGGAGCAGGCGACCCCGGAGGCGCTGCGTGCGGCGCTGGACCAGGTGTGCGACGACCCGGA
- a CDS encoding tetratricopeptide repeat protein — protein sequence MNGNKAFAPEYQGALQDMSVNTAYEDVLGQARIREQWASEQGTALDVAQAKLAVAESCRRLGHLEEAELAWKASYRAARTAGDTAARAWALWSGGTLARQRGELNLALRWLSQGRDLAAAAGDIVAYGYTFAGVAETVRIQGDFEQARGLHEHVLTEARKREESRHIVWALEGLAQIERNTGDLDSAAQRFEEAAHVAANSGDDRGHAWALRGQADVLSLRGEHEQALELLTSAEGTCRRMDLSSALAYNRKMRGNVHFRAGRYGDAARTYRDAHGKFRAIREPRGMALAQLGLLKSLDKLGRPAEATMADLVALRDEVNGNELWQTRRMVEDAIAERTA from the coding sequence ATGAACGGCAACAAGGCGTTCGCACCGGAATACCAGGGCGCGCTGCAGGACATGTCCGTGAACACGGCTTACGAGGACGTCCTCGGACAGGCGCGAATCCGGGAGCAGTGGGCGTCCGAGCAGGGCACGGCCCTCGACGTCGCGCAGGCGAAGCTGGCCGTCGCCGAATCCTGCCGCAGGCTGGGGCACCTCGAAGAGGCCGAGCTCGCCTGGAAGGCCAGTTACCGCGCGGCCCGCACCGCCGGCGACACCGCCGCGCGGGCGTGGGCGCTGTGGAGCGGGGGCACGCTGGCGCGCCAGCGGGGAGAGCTGAACCTGGCGCTGCGCTGGCTCAGCCAGGGGCGGGACCTGGCCGCGGCGGCGGGGGACATCGTCGCCTACGGCTACACCTTCGCCGGTGTCGCCGAGACGGTGCGAATCCAGGGCGATTTCGAGCAGGCGCGCGGATTGCACGAGCACGTGCTCACCGAGGCGCGCAAGCGGGAGGAATCCCGGCACATCGTGTGGGCGCTGGAAGGACTCGCCCAGATCGAGCGCAACACCGGGGACCTCGACTCGGCGGCCCAGCGGTTCGAGGAAGCCGCGCACGTCGCGGCGAACTCCGGTGACGACCGCGGCCACGCGTGGGCGCTGCGCGGGCAGGCGGACGTGCTGTCGCTGCGCGGTGAGCACGAGCAGGCGCTGGAGCTGCTGACGAGCGCCGAAGGGACCTGCCGCCGGATGGACCTCTCCAGCGCGCTGGCCTACAACCGCAAGATGCGCGGCAACGTGCACTTCCGGGCCGGCCGGTACGGCGACGCCGCCCGCACCTACCGGGACGCGCACGGGAAGTTCCGAGCCATCCGGGAACCGCGCGGCATGGCGCTGGCCCAGCTGGGGCTGCTCAAGAGCCTCGACAAGCTGGGACGACCGGCGGAAGCCACCATGGCCGACCTGGTCGCGCTGCGCGACGAGGTCAACGGCAACGAGCTGTGGCAGACCCGCCGCATGGTCGAGGACGCCATCGCCGAGCGCACCGCCTGA
- a CDS encoding thiol-disulfide oxidoreductase DCC family protein: MATPVLIYDGDCGFCTRSVRLAEKLPLRARIVAWQEADLAALGTTEQRARHEVLWVGERGRVRGGADAVAALLRHCGLPWSVPGTLLSLPVLRSLAAFAYRWIAANRYRLPGSTPACALPADQRPGA; this comes from the coding sequence ATGGCGACACCGGTCCTGATCTACGACGGCGACTGCGGGTTCTGCACCCGCAGCGTGCGGCTCGCCGAGAAGTTGCCGCTGCGAGCGCGCATCGTCGCGTGGCAGGAGGCCGACCTGGCCGCCCTGGGCACCACCGAGCAGCGCGCCCGGCACGAAGTGCTCTGGGTGGGCGAACGCGGTCGCGTGCGCGGTGGCGCGGACGCGGTCGCCGCGCTGCTCCGGCACTGCGGCCTCCCGTGGTCGGTGCCGGGAACGCTGCTGTCGCTGCCGGTGCTGCGTTCGCTCGCCGCGTTCGCGTACCGGTGGATCGCCGCGAACCGCTACCGGCTGCCGGGGTCCACACCGGCGTGCGCGCTGCCCGCCGATCAGCGGCCGGGTGCCTGA
- a CDS encoding NAD(P)H-quinone dehydrogenase, giving the protein MTRIVIMGGGPAGYEAALVAAQNGADVTLVEPDGLGGACVLYDCVPSKTFIASAGARSSARDVSELGIRTSPESVAVDVAVVHGRVKGLALAQSADIRARVRREGVKIIAGRARFTDREHGMAQHHIGVERADGGSEELIGDVVLIATGATPRVLPGAVPDGERILSWRQLYDLPELPEHLAVIGSGVTGVEFASAYTEMGVKVTMISSRDRVLPHEDADAAGVLEEVFAERGTEVVKHARAERVERTDKGVVVHLADGRQVEASHALMTVGSVPNTEDIGLERLGLETDRGGYVKVDRVSRTKVPGVYAAGDCTGLLLLASVAAMQGRIAMWHALGEGVSPIKLKTVAGNVFTHPEIATVGISQQAIDCGDVPARIVTLPLATNPRAKMEGLRRGFLKVFCRPQTGVVIGGVVVSPNASELVLPIALAVQNQVTVENLANTFSVYPSLSGSLTEAGRQLMRHDDLD; this is encoded by the coding sequence GTGACCCGCATCGTGATCATGGGAGGTGGGCCGGCCGGTTACGAGGCGGCCCTCGTCGCCGCGCAGAACGGCGCCGACGTCACGCTGGTCGAACCGGACGGGCTCGGTGGCGCGTGCGTGCTCTACGACTGCGTCCCGTCCAAGACGTTCATCGCCTCCGCGGGTGCGCGTTCCTCCGCGCGTGACGTGAGCGAGCTGGGCATCCGCACCAGTCCCGAATCCGTCGCTGTCGACGTCGCCGTGGTGCACGGCCGGGTCAAGGGGCTCGCACTGGCGCAGTCCGCGGACATCCGGGCTCGGGTCCGCCGGGAAGGCGTCAAGATCATCGCTGGTCGGGCCCGGTTCACCGACCGTGAACACGGCATGGCCCAGCACCACATCGGCGTCGAGCGGGCCGACGGCGGCTCCGAGGAGCTGATCGGCGACGTGGTGCTGATCGCCACCGGCGCCACTCCGCGCGTTCTGCCGGGCGCGGTGCCCGACGGCGAGCGGATCTTGAGCTGGCGGCAGCTCTACGACCTGCCGGAGCTGCCCGAGCACCTCGCGGTGATCGGCTCCGGGGTGACCGGCGTGGAATTCGCCTCCGCGTACACCGAGATGGGCGTCAAGGTCACGATGATCTCCAGCCGGGACCGCGTGCTGCCGCACGAGGACGCCGACGCGGCCGGAGTGCTCGAAGAGGTCTTCGCCGAGCGCGGCACCGAGGTGGTCAAGCACGCTCGCGCCGAGCGCGTCGAACGCACCGACAAGGGCGTGGTCGTGCACCTCGCCGACGGCAGGCAGGTGGAGGCCAGTCACGCCCTGATGACGGTCGGATCGGTGCCCAACACCGAGGACATCGGCCTCGAACGGCTCGGCCTGGAGACCGACCGCGGCGGCTACGTCAAGGTCGACCGGGTGTCCCGCACGAAGGTGCCCGGCGTGTACGCGGCCGGGGACTGCACCGGCCTGCTGCTGCTGGCCTCCGTCGCCGCCATGCAGGGGCGCATCGCGATGTGGCACGCGCTGGGCGAAGGCGTCAGCCCGATCAAGCTGAAGACGGTCGCCGGCAACGTGTTCACCCACCCCGAGATCGCCACGGTCGGCATCAGCCAGCAGGCGATCGACTGCGGTGACGTGCCCGCGCGGATCGTGACGCTGCCGCTGGCGACGAACCCGCGGGCCAAGATGGAAGGGCTGCGCCGAGGCTTCCTCAAGGTCTTCTGCCGACCGCAGACCGGTGTGGTCATCGGTGGCGTCGTCGTCTCCCCGAACGCCAGCGAACTGGTGCTGCCGATCGCGCTGGCCGTGCAGAACCAGGTCACGGTGGAGAACCTGGCCAACACGTTCTCGGTGTACCCGTCGTTGTCGGGCTCGCTGACCGAGGCCGGGCGCCAGCTGATGCGCCACGACGACCTCGACTGA
- a CDS encoding gamma-glutamylcyclotransferase → MPLYAAYGSNMDPAQMTERAPHSPLAGTGWLMDWRLTFGGEDYGWEGALATIVEHPGEQVFTVLYDVSPEDERQLDRWEGSELRMHKKLRLRVQTLDGPVLAWLYVLDAYEGGLPSARYLGVMADAAEAAGAPEDYVAKLRTRPCGNIGP, encoded by the coding sequence GTGCCGCTGTACGCCGCGTACGGGTCCAACATGGACCCGGCCCAGATGACAGAGCGAGCCCCGCACTCCCCCTTGGCGGGAACGGGCTGGCTGATGGACTGGCGGCTGACCTTCGGTGGTGAGGACTACGGCTGGGAAGGTGCGCTGGCGACGATCGTCGAGCACCCCGGCGAGCAGGTCTTCACCGTGCTGTATGACGTCAGCCCCGAGGACGAACGCCAGCTCGACCGTTGGGAGGGCTCCGAGCTGCGGATGCACAAGAAGCTGCGGCTTCGCGTGCAGACCCTCGACGGCCCGGTGCTCGCCTGGCTGTACGTGCTCGACGCCTACGAGGGCGGGTTGCCCTCGGCCCGCTACCTGGGGGTGATGGCCGACGCCGCGGAAGCGGCGGGCGCACCCGAGGACTACGTGGCGAAGCTGCGCACTCGGCCCTGCGGCAACATCGGACCGTGA
- a CDS encoding DeoR/GlpR family DNA-binding transcription regulator produces the protein MGEVGVAQVDGTVSQQQRREQIRQDVLAHGHVRIEQLVEEHGVSGMTIHRDLDLLERQGWLRKIRGGATSTPGSLLARSVGARRSDAADAKARIARHALRHITSGQVVAIDDSTSGLAVAELLAPAAPLTVVTNFLPVINLLSGQDGLHVIGLGGDYHPGFDAFLGLHAADMADTLRSDVLLLSTTAVVDGHCLHRSQETVQVKRALMRTAATRVLLADHSKFERRAVHELAPLTDFDLVIVDADTPPAVVEGLRGRGVAVEIAEA, from the coding sequence GTGGGTGAGGTGGGTGTGGCCCAGGTCGACGGGACGGTCTCCCAACAGCAGCGGCGCGAGCAGATCCGGCAGGACGTGCTCGCCCACGGCCACGTGCGCATCGAACAGCTCGTCGAGGAGCACGGCGTCAGCGGGATGACCATCCACCGCGACCTGGACCTGCTGGAACGCCAGGGCTGGCTGCGCAAGATCCGCGGCGGCGCCACCTCCACGCCGGGTTCGCTGCTGGCGAGGTCGGTGGGCGCGCGACGCTCCGACGCCGCGGACGCGAAGGCCCGGATCGCCCGCCACGCGCTGCGCCACATCACCTCCGGCCAAGTGGTCGCGATCGACGACAGCACCAGCGGGCTGGCGGTCGCCGAACTGCTCGCCCCGGCGGCTCCGCTGACCGTCGTCACCAACTTCCTGCCGGTGATCAACCTGCTCAGCGGGCAGGACGGGCTGCACGTGATCGGCCTGGGCGGCGATTACCACCCGGGCTTCGACGCGTTCCTCGGCCTGCACGCCGCCGACATGGCGGACACCTTGCGCTCCGACGTGCTGCTGCTGTCGACGACCGCCGTGGTCGACGGGCACTGCCTGCACCGGTCGCAGGAGACGGTGCAGGTGAAGCGGGCCCTGATGCGCACCGCAGCCACCCGCGTCCTGCTGGCCGACCACTCCAAGTTCGAACGCCGAGCCGTGCACGAACTGGCGCCGCTGACCGATTTCGACCTGGTCATCGTGGACGCCGACACCCCGCCCGCGGTGGTCGAAGGCCTGCGCGGTCGCGGCGTGGCCGTGGAGATAGCCGAGGCCTGA
- a CDS encoding HAD family hydrolase: MPRQSEKSPGELPAPERAAAPADSGPGSAVAPRTPGERIELVLLDVGGPIYDDSWYREALLRATCELVAENGGVLLEADFQRVYDARRQSQEGSLRTAMAERFLREGDRQRLSDRAESYWFYPPSALHPDVLPALRELSERYKIAVVANQRALVVDALRRDGVASFIDYWAISELVGAAKPDPAIFQHALDRAGVSPAHAVHVGNRLDSDVRGAQRLGIRTVWVVRGEAPPDPTREQLDEPDIAVFSLADVPAAVERLQRAR, encoded by the coding sequence GTGCCACGACAGAGCGAGAAGTCCCCCGGCGAGCTCCCGGCTCCGGAGCGGGCCGCCGCGCCCGCGGACTCCGGGCCGGGGTCCGCGGTGGCGCCCAGGACGCCGGGCGAGCGGATCGAACTGGTCCTGCTGGACGTGGGCGGGCCGATCTACGACGATTCCTGGTACCGGGAAGCCCTGCTGCGGGCGACCTGCGAACTGGTCGCGGAGAACGGCGGAGTGCTGCTCGAAGCGGATTTCCAGCGCGTCTACGACGCGCGGCGGCAGTCGCAGGAAGGCTCGTTGCGCACGGCGATGGCGGAGCGCTTCCTGCGCGAGGGGGACCGGCAGCGGTTGTCCGACCGCGCCGAGAGCTACTGGTTCTACCCGCCCTCCGCGCTGCATCCCGATGTGCTGCCCGCGCTGCGCGAGCTCTCCGAGCGCTACAAGATCGCCGTGGTGGCCAATCAGCGGGCCTTGGTGGTGGACGCGCTGCGCCGGGACGGCGTGGCCTCGTTCATCGACTACTGGGCCATCTCGGAGCTGGTGGGCGCCGCCAAGCCGGATCCGGCGATCTTCCAGCACGCACTGGACCGGGCCGGGGTGTCGCCGGCGCACGCGGTGCACGTCGGCAACAGGCTGGACTCCGACGTCCGCGGCGCGCAGCGGCTGGGGATCCGCACGGTCTGGGTGGTTCGCGGGGAGGCACCGCCCGATCCGACGCGGGAGCAGCTCGACGAGCCCGACATCGCGGTGTTCTCGCTGGCCGACGTGCCCGCCGCGGTGGAACGGCTGCAACGAGCCCGGTAG